DNA sequence from the Marinilongibacter aquaticus genome:
CCTTTCAAAAAAAAATCCTGCTCATTTCCAGAGCAGGATCATTTTTATTCCTTAAAAAAACGAGGTTTATTTCACACGAAAAATTCCGTTCATTACCAAGTAATGTCCGGGGAAAGTACAGACAAAATGGTAATCGCCTTTCTTTTTGGGTGCCGTAAAATAAATGGTTTCGCTGCTTTCGGGCTGCAGCACGCCGGTATGATAAAGCACATCTTTCATTTCGGGAATATAACCCATATTCGGGCCTTTCAGACCGAGCTTAAGGGCCGCCTCGCCTACTTTGTTCACCGTACCCGGATTCACGATTAAGAGGTTGTGCAACATGTCGTCGTTGTTGTTCAGTACCAATTTAACCTTGCTTCCAGCTTTTACTTCTACCATTTTGGTATCGAATTTCAAGCCGGGCACTGTACTGATGACAATCGTTTCATCGGCCTTACCTTTCCAGCTTTCAGGCATTTCGTTCACTCTTTTTTCAGAAACGATCTCGTCTGTATTTCCAGCGGCATGATCCATATGTTCGGTATGATCCATTTCTTCCACTCCATAAAGATCCAAATCCAAAGGGGCCACAGCTTTGTTGATCACATTTAAAGTGAAATAACCGACATTGTGCAGCAGGCTCTGCTCTTTCGCATTTTTTAAGCCTTCGGCCGTTATCCCGAAAATGTAGCCCATACGCATAGAATCTACAGCCATGTGTACGGAAAGTCCATCATCTGAAAGCGAAAGTCCTTTGATTTTCACTGCACGTTGATTGATGATTGGGCTGCCGTAATAATGATGGTATTTATAAGTGAAGCTCTGCACATCGTAGCTGGCCGGATTGAGGGCTGTGGCTTCGTCTACAGGTTCGGTAAACTCGAGCAAGAAACCGTCTGCAGCCGATTTGATGCTTTTTATTTCAAAAGGTGTTTCGCCTGTCCATACCAAGCGTTGTAAGCCGAATTTGCTTCGGCCCGTACTTGCCCAACCCCTGCTGGTTTGTCCGGCAAACATCGATTGGTCCACTCCCCAACGCAAACGCAAAACACCCGATTGGAAGCCTTCACGGAAAGGATAACAAGCTCCTTGGTACACGCCATCCACTTTTTCCAGTGACATCCGCATGACTTTTGAATGCCCTTGGTCACCTACAAAATACTGTCCAGAAAACGGCCCAAACTTTCCGTCTGACGTATCCTGCACGATATCAGAAGTAGAAATACCCATAATCGTGTGCGGAAACCAAACCGCTGGAGGCTTAATACCCTTCACTTTCTGTGCGGCATCGTAAAGCGGTTCGCCGGTATCGGGTATATCTTCAGTCCGTAGAGACACGGGTGAATTGGGCTCATCGGCCCAACGCAAACCCGAAGGATTGCCTGCAAAATCGCCTTTCTCCAAATGGGTCACGCGTCCTGAACCCACCCAATCGCCTTGGTTTTCGGCATAGAAAATATCGCCTTGATCATTCACCATAAAGCCGGCGGGCGAACGTAAACCCGTTGCAAAAGGCTCCATGTTTCCGTCTTTGTCTAGTGTGAACATCCAGCCTCTCCATTTCGATTGCGACGCCCCTCTTCCAATCCAATCCAAGTTCAAAGTGAAAAGCTTTTTCCCGTCTTTCGTTTCCACGGGGCCATATGAATATTGGTGGTAATTGCCCGAAAGAGGCCAATGGTAATATTGCTCAAAACGGTCGATCAAATCGTCTTGGTTGTCATCGTGCAGAATGGTCACCTCGCCGCGTTGGGTAGTCCACAATTTGCCGTTGATGTAATTCAAGCCCAGAGGTTCATGCAGCCCTTCGGCAATTTTTTTGTAATTGGGTTTTCCCCCGCCAAACATATAAGGGTTTTCAATCAACCAAACCTCACCCCTACGCGTACAAGCGGCCAAGTTTCCGTTTGGCAAAACCGCTAAACCACCTACTTCCAATTCCAGACCTTCGGGTGTGGGCAGCGTAACCATGCGGTAATAATCGTTCTCACTTTGAGCATTTTGAGCTTGCCCTTGCCAAGCCAGCAAGATACCCAAAGACAATACTATATATTTTAAATGTTTCATTTTCAATGCAGTTTTTAGGATAGGTTACCAGATGATTTTATACGAAGAAAGTGCGTTGGGTTCGGCAGAGAGCACGGTGAGCCCGCCTTTCTTTTCCAGATTCACTTTCACGCCTTTCGGCACCTCTACATAATAATCATCTGTTTTGTACAGGGTTTCGCTCAATTTCTCCAAATGTGCGGCTTTGGCCAACTCGAACACAAAATCGTTGTTTTCCGCCGACACTTCAATTTCAAGCCCCTTGCTGATGGGTGTAATTTTCTCGCTGAACAATTTGCCTTTGTATAGGTAATTGAAAGTAGGCAAGCCCTTTTTATCCAAATAATATTCATCGAGCTGCATGGCCAACGAATCGGCTTCGCTTTCGCCTTGCAAACGAACGGGCGTATCGCCGGCCAATTGAATGGCCGAGCCCAAAGGTTTGATTATTTGCGGCTCTCCCCTTTCAAACCACATTTCCGTCACATCGGCGAATTTTCCTTTCCAGGCGAAAAGCAAATTTCCCGCATCCAAATCAAAAGAAAAATGTCTTTTTTCGATACTGCCCACGGTCATTACAGCGGTTCGTTTCACCTCACCGAATTCCATAAACGAGCGGATCAGCTTGGCCTTTTCGGCTTCGGGTTCTACACTAATTCCACCCACTTGCTGCGGTTGTGGCAAAGATTTGGGATCGTGCAGGCCATATGGACGAAAATCGCCAGCGGAAACAAAGATCCCGAAACCCGGCGGCCACCAAATGCGTTGGTATTTGAATTCGAAACGGTGTTTTCCTTTGCTCAAATCGATGAGCCCCATACTGGGTATACGATAGATATATTCGTCTGAACCTGTGACTTTCTTGCCGTCAATTTTCAAATCGCTTACCCCTTGATAATCGATAGTGAAAGCGTACTTGTCTGTTTTGTCCACTTCCATATCTCCCGTAAAAGTGACAATGAAATTTTCGAATTCATTGGGAAAACTCTTCGTCAATTTTTCCAAATCGCCTTCTTCCAAAGGTGTACTTTTGGGTTCAAAGGTTTTTCCCCAACCTTCGGTTTCTTTCAATGTATAGTGGATGTTGGAAATGTGCACGGGCCTTTTATCACCAAAATTGGAATACTCCACATTTCGGAGAGCCAAAAGCCCTTTGCTCACCTGAAAAACAATCGGAGCCGGCTTATTTCCCAGTGAAGGCAGCATGGCATTTTCATAGATTACAATGCCGTTGATGAGCAATCTCTCCAGTCTGCCGGGCAGATTCGCACTCTTTTGCGAAAACACAAGTTCCACCTTCTGCCAAAGTCCGGGGGCTTTGCACACATTCTGGTCGGGTATGGCCCCACCACTTACATGCCCCAAAAGGGCCTGTGGTTTGTCCCAACTGTTGTTCAGGTTGATTTGCATGCCGCCACCCAAAATCAATGCGGCTTCTGTGCTGACATCTTGCAAAAATTCGAAATGCAATTTCAGGTTGCCAAAGGCCGTCTTCGATTCCAGCCGTGCTGGGGAATCGGCGGTGGCCACAGCGTAAAAAACGCCTTTCCCGGCTTGCACTTGTACATCTTCAGTAAAAGGATTCAAGCTTATTTGTTCCACTTCGTTCCATTTTTCACCGGTTTCAAGCCACTGTCCCTTGGGCAGCGGGTTCATGGGAAAATCTTGAGCCGAAATGAAGCCAATGGTTGCAAAGTAAAAGATAAGGTATAGGGTAGGTTTCATTGGTCAAATTTTGATTAATTCTGTTCAAATTTAAAGCGGAATAGCTTGAAACCAAGTTTCATTTCTATTTTTGTGACAAACCTTATATAAAAAATGACGAAACCAACTTTATTGATTTTAGCTGCCGGAATGGGCAGTCGCTATGGAGGAATTAAGCAAATCGACCAATTCGGCCCCAATGGAGAAACCATTATCGACTATTCCCTTTACGATGCCATTCGTGCCGGTTTTGGTAAAGTCGTTTTCATTATTCGTGAAGAGCTAAAAGACGATTTCGAAGAAATATTCGCTCCCAAATTAGAAGGTAAAATTGAGTATACCTACGCCTTTCAAGGCTACAAAAGTTATGTGCCCGAAGAGTTGGGCTCGGTACACAGAGCCAAACCTTGGGGCACCGGCCACGCCATGCTTTGTGCCTGGGAGCATACGCAAGAGCCTTTTACGGTAATCAATGCCGACGATTTCTATGGAGCCGAAGCTTTCCAAACCATGGTCGATTTCTTGTCGAAGAATACGGAAGAAAACGTGCACGCCATGGTGGGTTATCAGGTAAAAAACACCTTGTCGGAAAACGGAACCGTATCGCGTGGTGTATGCCAAAAAGACGAAAACGGTTTTCTGACTTCGGTAATCGAACGCACAAAGATTGTCCGCAACGAAGAAGGACAAATCCAATTTTTGGACGAGGGCGACCCCGTAAATTTGGATGAAAATACACCCGTGTCGATGAATTTCTGGGCTTTTATGCCTTCCGTTTTCACGCACACCAAGAGATATTTTGAAGAATACGCCCGAAAAAATTTCGATTCGCCAAAGGCTGAATTCTACATTCCGACGGTCATGAGCAAAATGATGGACGAAGGTATTGGCCAATGCAAGGTTTTCGACACCACCTCAGACTGGTTTGGCGTCACGTATCCAGAAGATAAGGAAAAAGTACAGGTGGCGATCCGCAAATTGGTGGATGCCAGAAAATACCCAGAAAACCTTTGGGAATAATTAAGTAATTACACCTACATTAAATGTACAAAAGCAAGGCCTAAGGCCTTGCTTTTTTTATGCCACAAAAAATATTTTCGGCCAAAAATGTGTCTTTGGCGTATATAGACGTATTAATACAAATTCTTCGTAAAAACTTTTTTAAAGTTTAGCGAAGTCCTGTTATATTGCTATAATATCCTTAAAAAACACTGTAATTGAACTGCGATGAAGACGTGGCTTAAAATTGTATTGCTTATACTTTGCCCTATTTTCCTGAGGGCACAAATACATTTCGTGGTAACTGCCGATTCTCTATTGGATGAAAATCGGGCAGTATATATGGCTAGTGATTTGAACAATTGGAGTCCTCGGGATGAAAGATTCAAATTGGCCAAGGTAAAAGGCCATTTCGAACTCTCTATTCCGGACACAGTCACGCGGATGGAATATAAATTCACACAGGGCAGTTGGGACCATGTGGAAGGAAGCCAAAACGGGGGCCTGATCAGCAACCATGTCTTCATACGGGAAGATTACACCAATCCCGAAAGGGTACATATCAACGGCTGGGAGAAAAGAGCCGCCTACTCTTTGCATGTCACCAAAGTACCGTACAATACACCACACGATGCCAAAATATACGTGTCGGGCAATTTCAACGATTGGCGTGTAAACGATGAGGATTATGAGGTCAAAAAAGAATTTGACGGCACATATAAGGTTAAAATTTATACCACTTTACCCCAAATTCAATTCAAATTTCATCGGGGCAATTGGGATTCGGCCGAAGGACGAAAAGACGGCAGGGCACGGCACAACCGCGTGCTGGATTTTGATGATTCGCGAATAAACAAATTCACCAAGCTCGAAATCGATTCTTGGGAAGATCTGCAGTCGACTTTCAATTTTTATTCGATATCGAATCTCTTGTTGCTTTTTGCAGGATTCCACGGTCTGCTCATTTCAATAGCGATTGTGAGTATTCAAAGCCACAACCGCGAAGCCAATAAATTGCTGGTTGTGCTGATTTTGTTTTCGGCGATTATGATGCTTTTGCGTGTGACAAGCACTTTCCGCGAAGTGGCCAATATTTTGCCAAAACTCGTGCTTACTCCGCTTTTCATTACGTACACATTTGGACCGGCCTTCTACTTTTATATTCGTAAACTGCTTTTCAACGAAACGCTTACGTTTTCAAGAATTTACCGCACCGGTATTCCGATACTCATTCAATTCTTGATGTTTCTGCCCTTTTTCGTCATGGATGGAAAAACATTTCAATTTAAAAGCATGAACGATGAGCTCGACCTTACGTTGGTGTACATGATCAACGGTCTTTTCGGGATGCTCTACAACTTCTATTACTTGCAGAAAAGCCGAAGAGCCGTGGAATTGTATGCTTTGAAATACCCCAATGAAACCGCCTTGGACCAGAATGTAGAATACCTGAAAACCGTTTTTATGGTGCAGATCGTGTATTTGGCCATCACCATTCTGACGGGCGGACTGTATATCGTGCAACTCACTTTGGGTTACGGTGCTCCGGAGGTTATCGACGGCCTGATCAATGCCACATGGATTACGTTCTCGTTTATCAGTTATTTCTTGGGTTATTATGCCATAAACCAACCCGAATTTTTCCGCTTGAGCACAGAAGACGAAGAGTTGGATATTGAGCAAACCATTACCGTGGTGGATGAACGAAAAGAGGCGGCCGTTTTGGAAGTGCAAGAAGAGCAAACCAATTACAGCGAATGGATGCATCAAATCCAAACTTTCATGGAAGAGGAAAAACCATTTCTGAACCCCAATCTCACGATCAACGACCTGGCTCTTCAATTGAATATTCAGAGCCATATCATATCGAAAGTCATCAACGAAGGTTTCCAGAAAAACTTCTTCGATTTCATCAACACTTACCGAATAGAGGAATTCAAAAAGCAGATCAAAAACCCGAAATACAAACACTACACCATTTTGGGAATCGCCTATGAAGTCGGCTTCAATTCGAAGTCCTCTTTCAACAGGGCGTTTAAGAAGCATACGCAAATTACCCCTACTGAGTATTTTCAGAAGGTGGATCTAAATTGAGGTAAAATCAAGGCTTACGTTTTTCAAACAATAGAAAAACATAGTCATTTGTATCCAATTTCGATTGACCGATTAACCATTGAAAAAAGCCCCAAAAACTGCACTTTACTTAGGTGCCACTTTTCGAATGTGGCACTACAAAAAACATAATACACTATCTAACAAACACTTATAAAGCAAAAGAAAATCAGTATCATTTGCGGACTTGGTACGAAACCTATGCACTTATGTGGGAATTTTACCGTCTTGGATGTACATAAAATATCAATCCAAACTTATGATCAACTTACTTAAAAACGACAAGAAATGGCTTTTCACAATGCGACTCAACAACAAACGTCAAACTGTAGATGCCTACGAAATTTTGTATCTAGAAAGCGAATCCAATTACACGCATTTTCATTTCAGCAATGGAAACACCAGTATCAGTTCATTTACCATGAAAGAAGTATTGAAGCGAATGGAAGAACCACCCATGATTTACCGCATCAACAGATCGGTCTGTGTGAATTTATTGGCCATTACAGAAATTGAAAAAAGCACCCTGACCTTGAAGTCGGGCGACAAATTCATCGTATCCAAAACACGGATGAATGGCATGGAACAAGCACTTATGAAACTTACCTAGTTTTTTTTCTCATACAAAAAGCAAAAGCTCCCAAGAGATTGGGAGCTTTTTTCTTTCAATACTTAAGTATAAATACTTACGCTTTGTGTTTCTGCACTTCTTCAATTATCTTGATCTGCGGAATAATTTCTTCCGGTTTTATTATCGGTTCAGCTCCGTTCAAAATCACATCGGCCAGGTTGTTGTACAATTCCATCCAATTGCCTTGGAAAGTCGAAACCGTACCTTTCATTTCCAAGCCCGCCAAATTTGTAGTCAATTGGCCATCGAATTTAGGATCTTCGTAGCCAAAGCCCGCCATACCCGGCAAGTAGCCCGCACGCAAATGATCTTCCTGCGGATCGAGCCCCTTTTTGATGAAACTGCCTGAAGTGCCGTGCACCGCATAACGTGGCTCGAACTCTTTCACCATCAAACTGGCACTCAATTTCACTTTCACCTTTCCGTAGTTCAAATACAAATGAAACGCATCGTCGATATTCGAATTGGCCCGTTGCGTATACACTTCTCCATCGAAGCTATCGGGAATGCCGAAAAGATAAATGGCCTGATCGATAAGGTGAGCACCCAAATCGTAAATGATG
Encoded proteins:
- a CDS encoding plastocyanin/azurin family copper-binding protein codes for the protein MKHLKYIVLSLGILLAWQGQAQNAQSENDYYRMVTLPTPEGLELEVGGLAVLPNGNLAACTRRGEVWLIENPYMFGGGKPNYKKIAEGLHEPLGLNYINGKLWTTQRGEVTILHDDNQDDLIDRFEQYYHWPLSGNYHQYSYGPVETKDGKKLFTLNLDWIGRGASQSKWRGWMFTLDKDGNMEPFATGLRSPAGFMVNDQGDIFYAENQGDWVGSGRVTHLEKGDFAGNPSGLRWADEPNSPVSLRTEDIPDTGEPLYDAAQKVKGIKPPAVWFPHTIMGISTSDIVQDTSDGKFGPFSGQYFVGDQGHSKVMRMSLEKVDGVYQGACYPFREGFQSGVLRLRWGVDQSMFAGQTSRGWASTGRSKFGLQRLVWTGETPFEIKSIKSAADGFLLEFTEPVDEATALNPASYDVQSFTYKYHHYYGSPIINQRAVKIKGLSLSDDGLSVHMAVDSMRMGYIFGITAEGLKNAKEQSLLHNVGYFTLNVINKAVAPLDLDLYGVEEMDHTEHMDHAAGNTDEIVSEKRVNEMPESWKGKADETIVISTVPGLKFDTKMVEVKAGSKVKLVLNNNDDMLHNLLIVNPGTVNKVGEAALKLGLKGPNMGYIPEMKDVLYHTGVLQPESSETIYFTAPKKKGDYHFVCTFPGHYLVMNGIFRVK
- a CDS encoding YfhO family protein, with protein sequence MKPTLYLIFYFATIGFISAQDFPMNPLPKGQWLETGEKWNEVEQISLNPFTEDVQVQAGKGVFYAVATADSPARLESKTAFGNLKLHFEFLQDVSTEAALILGGGMQINLNNSWDKPQALLGHVSGGAIPDQNVCKAPGLWQKVELVFSQKSANLPGRLERLLINGIVIYENAMLPSLGNKPAPIVFQVSKGLLALRNVEYSNFGDKRPVHISNIHYTLKETEGWGKTFEPKSTPLEEGDLEKLTKSFPNEFENFIVTFTGDMEVDKTDKYAFTIDYQGVSDLKIDGKKVTGSDEYIYRIPSMGLIDLSKGKHRFEFKYQRIWWPPGFGIFVSAGDFRPYGLHDPKSLPQPQQVGGISVEPEAEKAKLIRSFMEFGEVKRTAVMTVGSIEKRHFSFDLDAGNLLFAWKGKFADVTEMWFERGEPQIIKPLGSAIQLAGDTPVRLQGESEADSLAMQLDEYYLDKKGLPTFNYLYKGKLFSEKITPISKGLEIEVSAENNDFVFELAKAAHLEKLSETLYKTDDYYVEVPKGVKVNLEKKGGLTVLSAEPNALSSYKIIW
- a CDS encoding nucleotidyltransferase family protein; its protein translation is MTKPTLLILAAGMGSRYGGIKQIDQFGPNGETIIDYSLYDAIRAGFGKVVFIIREELKDDFEEIFAPKLEGKIEYTYAFQGYKSYVPEELGSVHRAKPWGTGHAMLCAWEHTQEPFTVINADDFYGAEAFQTMVDFLSKNTEENVHAMVGYQVKNTLSENGTVSRGVCQKDENGFLTSVIERTKIVRNEEGQIQFLDEGDPVNLDENTPVSMNFWAFMPSVFTHTKRYFEEYARKNFDSPKAEFYIPTVMSKMMDEGIGQCKVFDTTSDWFGVTYPEDKEKVQVAIRKLVDARKYPENLWE
- a CDS encoding helix-turn-helix domain-containing protein, translated to MKTWLKIVLLILCPIFLRAQIHFVVTADSLLDENRAVYMASDLNNWSPRDERFKLAKVKGHFELSIPDTVTRMEYKFTQGSWDHVEGSQNGGLISNHVFIREDYTNPERVHINGWEKRAAYSLHVTKVPYNTPHDAKIYVSGNFNDWRVNDEDYEVKKEFDGTYKVKIYTTLPQIQFKFHRGNWDSAEGRKDGRARHNRVLDFDDSRINKFTKLEIDSWEDLQSTFNFYSISNLLLLFAGFHGLLISIAIVSIQSHNREANKLLVVLILFSAIMMLLRVTSTFREVANILPKLVLTPLFITYTFGPAFYFYIRKLLFNETLTFSRIYRTGIPILIQFLMFLPFFVMDGKTFQFKSMNDELDLTLVYMINGLFGMLYNFYYLQKSRRAVELYALKYPNETALDQNVEYLKTVFMVQIVYLAITILTGGLYIVQLTLGYGAPEVIDGLINATWITFSFISYFLGYYAINQPEFFRLSTEDEELDIEQTITVVDERKEAAVLEVQEEQTNYSEWMHQIQTFMEEEKPFLNPNLTINDLALQLNIQSHIISKVINEGFQKNFFDFINTYRIEEFKKQIKNPKYKHYTILGIAYEVGFNSKSSFNRAFKKHTQITPTEYFQKVDLN
- a CDS encoding LytR/AlgR family response regulator transcription factor; the protein is MINLLKNDKKWLFTMRLNNKRQTVDAYEILYLESESNYTHFHFSNGNTSISSFTMKEVLKRMEEPPMIYRINRSVCVNLLAITEIEKSTLTLKSGDKFIVSKTRMNGMEQALMKLT
- a CDS encoding Gfo/Idh/MocA family oxidoreductase, which produces MINVGLVGFGLSGRWLQAPFFAIHPHYTLKSIVTSQSIDQEIFKGTQQAKSIDELLADEEINLISICSPSSTHFAYAKKALEAGKHVLVEKPMTATVEEAEELTALSKKVGKTLMIYQNRRFDGDFMTVKRVIESGILGDVLSYEARWHRYSPILNAKPWKEKVSPGNGIIYDLGAHLIDQAIYLFGIPDSFDGEVYTQRANSNIDDAFHLYLNYGKVKVKLSASLMVKEFEPRYAVHGTSGSFIKKGLDPQEDHLRAGYLPGMAGFGYEDPKFDGQLTTNLAGLEMKGTVSTFQGNWMELYNNLADVILNGAEPIIKPEEIIPQIKIIEEVQKHKA